One Ictalurus furcatus strain D&B chromosome 25, Billie_1.0, whole genome shotgun sequence DNA window includes the following coding sequences:
- the gpr132b gene encoding probable G-protein coupled receptor 132b produces the protein MGAAVLSSFNETMQRTAMTQPTVTVINGNISASCMVPYDEGRIPLLVLYITVLIVGLPANMATIYLTILKVLHNNVLAIYLLSLSLSDFTYLLTLPWWAIYVSRSHHWPWSSLACQVTGYIFFTNMYISIFLLCCISIDRYVAVVYALESRGLRHQKLAAFVTLVIWGVVGLGHAPVFSMPVSQDAKGEHRCFEPSQNTATVTGFNYARFIVGFLAPLAVLIYTNYSILDNVRASVSITVHQKQKVRRLAVVVVLLFLLCFGPYHMLLLLRAITYHFPSLQDECTFKLHVYTPYIISLGLSTVSSATNPVLYILSSDNIKKEFLCCVTSLRSRCCQCCVDTSQDTSTKTLNTQCQGTRMD, from the exons ATGGGAGCTGcggttttgtcttcatttaaCG AGACTATGCAAAGGACTGCCATGACTCAACCCACAGTGACTGTGATAAATGGGAATATAAGTGCGAGCTGTATGGTGCCTTATGATGAGGGTCGCATTCCACTCCTGGTGCTCTACATTACCGTGCTGATTGTAGGGCTGCCGGCCAACATGGCCACCATCTATCTGACAATCCTAAAGGTACTGCACAACAATGTTCTGGCCATCTACCTGCTGAGCCTATCACTAAGTGATTTCACCTACCTGTTGACGCTGCCTTGGTGGGCCATTTACGTGAGCAGGAGCCACCACTGGCCCTGGAGTTCTCTGGCATGCCAAGTCACGGGGTATATCTTCTTCACCAACATGTACATCAGCatcttcctgctctgctgtatCTCCATAGATCGCTATGTAGCCGTGGTCTATGCtttggagtcacgtgggctccGTCACCAGAAACTTGCTGCTTTTGTGACTCTTGTTATTTGGGGTGTGGTGGGCCTTGGTCATGCCCCTGTTTTCAGCATGCCCGTGAGCCAGGATGCCAAAGGAGAGCACCGCTGCTTCGAGCCGAGTCAAAACACAGCCACTGTGACAGGGTTCAACTATGCTCGCTTCATTGTGGGCTTTCTTGCTCCGCTAGCTGTGCTAATCTACACCAACTACAGCATTTTGGACAATGTGCGTGCAAGTGTGAGTATTACTGTGCACCAGAAGCAGAAGGTGCGTCGCTTGGCTGTGGTTGTGGTGCTGCTCTTCCTGCTCTGCTTTGGCCCATACCACATGCTCCTGCTGTTACGTGCCATTACTTACCACTTCCCATCACTCCAGGATGAATGCACCTTTAAGCTGCACGTCTACACACCCTACATCATCTCGCTGGGCCTGTCCACAGTCAGCAGTGCCACAAATCCTGTCCTGTACATACTGTCCAGCGATAACATCAAAAAGGAGTTCCTGTGCTGTGTGACAAGCCTCAGGAGTAGATGCTGCCAATGCTGTGTAGATACCAGCCAGGACACAAGCACAAAAACTCTTAATACACAATGCCAAGGGACCAGAATGGACTGA
- the vipas39 gene encoding spermatogenesis-defective protein 39 homolog: MSRAKPEDDEYWNSSKFKAFTFEDDDDEFTKLKESKRAVNSILVDDDDDDDVEKVSWSGEPIGSISWSVNETASSIRAGGEQSFPKINTAPSLPKQGSVYSLSSLFRAKSKPSFSESFDTSARVYAPVLRRPKSECQDYVSDRSPEETIRRMRKGKAYSLERFRSLQDKLLLLDEAVSAHDGNVITAVLIYLKKSLDKEILFRELMLREIALRHYVHYLKEMGEQKLLVELMKALGRTEDMAFMQYKEHMNIKDEVERRDFLKKSLGLPFSQDDATHVQDHYTLLERQIIIEANDRKGEAEIFKKFPRKASILNMPIITTLYYSCFYHYGESEGTFSSPANIRKTFRISEKQYVLTALGARAKLKNWFDVDSLFNTKTWLGYTKKRSPIGFHRVVDILQKNNAPVQVLQDYVTLIDDQELKLSLAQKYKCHDVVINTYKDLKDRQQLIVYQGKMERGSHEYRNIEELLNNMQIRWKN; this comes from the exons ATGAGCCGAGCTAAACCGGAAGACGATGAATACTGGAACAGCTCCAAATTCAAAGCTTTCACCTTTGAGGACGATGACGATGAATTTACCAAG ctgAAAGAATCCAAGCGTGCAGTGAACAGCATCCTGGtcgacgacgacgacgatgatgacgTTGAGAAGGTCAGCTGGAGTGGCGAGCCTATTGGAA GTATCTCCTGGTCTGTCAATGAGACGGCCTCCAGTATCCGCGCAGGTGGAGAGCAGAGCTTTCCAAAAATCAACACGGCCCCCTCGTTACCCAAACAAGGCTCTGTATACTCCTTAAGTTCTTTGTTCAGAG CAAAGAGCAAGCCTTCATTTTCTGAAT CTTTTGACACGTCTGCTAGAGTATACGCACCAGTATTGCGCAGACCCAAGTCCGAGTGTCAGGACTACGTGAGTGATCGGAGCCCTGAAGAGACCATAAGGAGGATGCGGAAAGGAAAG GCATATTCCCTGGAAAGGTTCCGCTCATTACAGGACAAATTGCTGCTGCTGGATGAAGCAGTCAGTGCTCACGATGGCAACGTCATCACTGCT GTcttaatatatttaaagaaatcatTAGATAAAG AAATCCTCTTCCGAGAGTTAATGTTAAGGGAAATAGCTTTGCGGCATTATGTTCATTATCTGAAAGAAATGGGAGAGCAGAAGCTTTTGGTGGAGTTAATGAA GGCACTTGGCAGAACAGAGGATATGGCG TTCATGCAGTACAAGGAGCATATGAATATTAAAGACGAAGTTGAAAGGAGAGACTTCCTCAAAAAATCTCTTgg TCTTCCTTTTTCTCAAGACGATGCCACTCATGTGCAAGACCACTACACACTCCTGGAAAGACAGATCATCATAGAG GCTAATGACAGGAAGGGTGAGGCAGAGATTTTTAAGAAGTTCCCCAGAAAAGCTTCCATCTTGAACATGCCCATTATCACCACTCTGTACTACTCCTGCTTTTACCACTATGGAGAGTCTGAG GGTACATTCAGCAGTCCAGCTAACATCAGAAAAACTTTCAGA atTTCAGAAAAGCAGTACGTCCTTACAGCACTCGGAGCTCGGGCAAAATTGAAAAACTGGTTTGATGTGGACAGTTTATTCAACACCAAGACCTGGCTTGGATACACCAAGAAGAGATCCCCCATTGGCTTTCACAGAGTGGTGGATATCCTGCAAAAGAACAACGCTCCTGTTCAG GTCTTGCAAGATTATGTGACCCTGATTGATGACCAAGAACTGAAGCTCAGTTTGGCGCAGAAGTATAAATGCCATGACGTTGTCATCAAC ACATACAAAGATCTGAAAGACCGTCAGCAGCTGATTGTGTACCAGGGTAAAATGGAGCGAGGTTCACATGAGTACAGGAACATCGAGGAGCTCCTTAATAACATG CAAATCCGATGGAAGAACTGA